In one window of Shewanella goraebulensis DNA:
- a CDS encoding arylesterase: MFVVSTMFISTSSYAATILILGDSLSAGYGMSEEQGWVQLLRDQYPEHDIINGSVSGETTAGGLRRLPSLLTSSEIDLVVVELGGNDGLRGFPPNQLKSNLTKIINLSQDSGANVLLTEIMVPPNYGPRYTKMFNDVYHDLADDFDIPLAPFFMMDIAANSDLMQRDGIHPNQEAQPKITQWMQPWIMNALKK, translated from the coding sequence ATGTTTGTTGTTTCAACAATGTTCATTTCAACATCTAGCTATGCTGCCACGATTTTGATCTTAGGTGATAGTCTAAGTGCGGGATATGGCATGTCGGAAGAGCAAGGTTGGGTACAATTGTTACGAGACCAATACCCTGAACATGACATTATCAACGGCTCTGTTAGTGGCGAAACCACCGCTGGTGGTTTACGCAGACTCCCGAGTTTACTGACTTCCAGCGAGATTGATCTCGTTGTTGTTGAACTAGGTGGTAATGATGGATTACGTGGATTTCCACCAAATCAACTGAAATCAAATCTTACAAAAATCATTAACTTGTCACAAGACAGTGGGGCAAATGTCCTGCTCACTGAAATTATGGTGCCACCTAATTACGGTCCAAGATACACTAAAATGTTCAATGATGTTTATCATGACCTAGCTGATGATTTTGACATTCCATTGGCACCTTTTTTCATGATGGATATCGCAGCGAATTCTGACTTAATGCAGCGTGATGGCATCCATCCAAATCAAGAGGCTCAACCTAAAATTACGCAATGGATGCAGCCCTGGATCATGAATGCTTTGAAAAAGTAA
- a CDS encoding helix-turn-helix transcriptional regulator yields the protein MQQESGYKANMMVGDQCYPAFELRNLLNFIETHLGETVAADIYIKLGLGPSELNAMKFVYVWQVEFAMEQLRLLSPDKEIGARLGTSYQVESLDVLLPFFDQFTTLGQCLKFVIQNPDLAGSFADTLVRIEDDKLWVRWLNTGKVSADKFSFQFQHSVCALLGAARQLVDTPVFIDQIHLALPCCNTDYLTQETGATIKFDCDFFEWGLNIAILDKPLAYQFKQANIEKVAPDSISFIDKVLTAIRHSMPNPPKLEPFALSIHMSERSFRRKLSAAGTSYQKLIDQVRCQAAINLILTDTMSIEDIAETLGYGDVSHFRQSFKHWLGYPPGHFLRLNQLANQ from the coding sequence ATGCAGCAAGAGTCGGGTTATAAAGCGAATATGATGGTAGGGGATCAATGTTACCCTGCTTTTGAATTACGTAATTTACTCAATTTTATTGAAACTCACCTCGGTGAAACTGTTGCTGCAGATATCTACATTAAACTGGGCTTAGGACCATCAGAGCTTAACGCCATGAAGTTTGTATATGTATGGCAAGTTGAGTTTGCAATGGAGCAATTACGTTTACTGAGTCCAGATAAAGAAATTGGTGCCCGTCTAGGCACCAGTTATCAAGTTGAATCCCTCGATGTTCTTCTGCCTTTCTTTGATCAGTTTACTACCTTAGGTCAGTGCCTTAAATTTGTTATCCAAAATCCTGATTTAGCAGGTAGTTTTGCTGATACCTTAGTTCGGATTGAAGATGATAAATTGTGGGTTCGATGGCTTAATACTGGCAAAGTCTCAGCTGATAAGTTTTCTTTTCAGTTTCAGCACAGCGTGTGCGCTTTATTAGGGGCAGCAAGACAGTTAGTCGATACTCCGGTATTTATTGATCAAATTCATTTAGCTTTACCCTGCTGCAATACTGACTACTTAACCCAAGAAACCGGCGCGACAATCAAATTTGATTGTGACTTTTTTGAATGGGGGTTAAACATTGCAATATTAGATAAGCCCTTAGCTTATCAATTCAAGCAAGCCAATATTGAAAAAGTGGCTCCTGACAGTATTTCGTTTATTGATAAGGTACTGACAGCTATTCGCCACAGCATGCCAAACCCGCCTAAATTGGAACCGTTTGCTCTCTCGATACATATGAGTGAGCGAAGTTTTAGGCGTAAGCTCTCTGCGGCAGGGACGAGCTACCAAAAGTTAATCGACCAAGTACGTTGCCAAGCTGCTATCAATTTAATCTTGACCGATACAATGTCTATTGAAGACATTGCTGAAACTCTTGGTTATGGTGACGTGAGCCATTTCAGGCAAAGTTTTAAACATTGGCTAGGATATCCTCCGGGACACTTTCTGCGACTTAATCAATTGGCAAATCAATAG
- a CDS encoding DUF3083 family protein — translation MSVSRQKKAYLPTATRKNQYITVGFTLTDELLASYSDLDNCYQEFSKLVYKIADKHELFNVHVIANDKLPMVRYHNEAYCLTTEEQLRFFYNPAHHEANRLHALAGYRAKKLKVVFLATGTELRSHSAEFHAKIQSFLAEIKPLLPISDIPTKVRDHQHISYDFFAKAKGLKETYGYKLRAVDSRYKRRECDLPESVSALNYVTVSLPMGRRIKQQLAAENATSFGEKYQRVADHFVKATAANKLNRVAMIANGKVPLVRNSKYEQLDSTAEFQMVGFDPSDKAPAPIFHWDDTKLAEAIRFVIVASKADQHDESYGRFMSQVDDAIRQFTNQFDIDKEHIDVIVRFHQHLSYKA, via the coding sequence ATGTCCGTCAGTCGTCAAAAGAAAGCTTATTTACCAACAGCAACACGTAAAAACCAGTACATCACCGTTGGATTCACGTTAACTGATGAGTTATTAGCGTCATACAGTGATTTGGATAATTGTTACCAAGAGTTCAGTAAACTGGTTTACAAAATTGCTGATAAACATGAACTTTTTAACGTTCATGTTATTGCCAACGACAAGCTGCCCATGGTTCGTTACCACAATGAAGCATATTGCCTCACCACAGAAGAACAGCTTCGTTTCTTTTATAACCCTGCTCATCATGAAGCCAATCGCCTTCACGCGCTTGCAGGTTACCGAGCGAAAAAATTAAAAGTGGTTTTCCTTGCCACTGGTACAGAGCTTCGTAGTCACTCTGCTGAGTTCCATGCAAAGATTCAAAGCTTTTTAGCTGAAATTAAGCCGCTATTACCGATTAGTGATATCCCAACTAAAGTTCGAGACCATCAGCATATTTCTTACGACTTTTTTGCCAAAGCAAAAGGCCTCAAAGAGACTTATGGTTATAAACTTCGCGCTGTAGACAGCCGTTACAAACGCCGTGAGTGTGATCTGCCGGAATCGGTTAGTGCGCTAAATTATGTGACAGTTAGCTTACCAATGGGTCGACGTATTAAACAACAACTCGCTGCTGAAAACGCCACTAGCTTTGGTGAAAAGTACCAAAGAGTGGCAGATCACTTTGTTAAAGCAACTGCAGCCAATAAGCTAAATCGAGTTGCAATGATTGCTAACGGCAAAGTACCCTTAGTTCGTAACAGTAAATACGAACAACTCGATAGCACTGCTGAGTTTCAAATGGTCGGTTTCGACCCTAGTGATAAAGCCCCTGCACCCATTTTTCATTGGGATGACACCAAGCTCGCTGAAGCGATTCGTTTTGTTATCGTTGCATCTAAAGCAGATCAACATGATGAAAGTTATGGACGCTTTATGAGCCAAGTTGATGATGCTATTCGCCAATTTACTAATCAATTTGATATCGATAAAGAACATATCGATGTGATCGTGCGCTTCCATCAGCATTTGAGTTATAAAGCGTAA
- a CDS encoding ABC transporter ATP-binding protein produces MSTNFANNSSAINVTNLNKTVVTQEGELTILNGINMDVKQGDSVAILGPSGSGKSTLLGLLAALDTPTSGEILLDGQALSGLNEEQKAALRKQKVSFIFQSFMLVDTLTALENVMLPAELAGVQNAREKAENMLERVGLSHRLTHLPKQLSGGEQQRVAIARAFICEPKVLFADEPTGNLDSANGDKIADMLFALNQESDTTLVLVTHDLELAKRCQRQLVMENGHLSETIATINEEQSASEEAC; encoded by the coding sequence ATGTCGACTAATTTTGCAAATAATTCAAGTGCCATTAACGTTACTAACCTCAATAAAACTGTGGTGACCCAAGAGGGAGAGCTTACTATCCTCAATGGCATTAATATGGATGTCAAGCAGGGAGACAGTGTTGCGATCCTTGGTCCATCAGGATCTGGCAAGTCTACGTTACTGGGTTTGCTCGCAGCGCTTGATACACCGACATCAGGTGAGATATTACTTGATGGGCAAGCGCTGTCAGGTCTCAATGAAGAACAAAAAGCGGCACTGAGAAAACAAAAAGTCAGCTTTATTTTTCAGTCTTTTATGCTGGTCGATACATTAACCGCGCTTGAAAACGTAATGTTACCTGCTGAACTTGCTGGAGTACAAAATGCCCGTGAGAAAGCTGAAAACATGCTGGAACGTGTTGGCTTATCTCATCGTTTAACCCATCTACCTAAACAGTTATCCGGTGGCGAGCAACAACGTGTAGCCATTGCTCGAGCATTTATTTGTGAACCCAAGGTATTATTTGCTGATGAACCCACAGGAAATCTCGATAGTGCCAACGGTGATAAAATTGCCGATATGTTGTTTGCTCTAAACCAAGAAAGCGATACCACATTGGTATTAGTGACACATGATTTAGAGCTGGCTAAGCGATGCCAAAGGCAGTTAGTGATGGAGAATGGTCACTTATCAGAGACTATAGCAACAATTAATGAAGAACAAAGCGCTTCAGAGGAGGCGTGCTAA
- a CDS encoding VolA/Pla-1 family phospholipase yields MKRLILGVAIASALGLSGCSEDSTNEAKDSVEPLIPFSQVVFDPAAGDVPLPNDLLFNGTTDGTLAIPGEDGVDYVDPTLALGALDGWSTSSPISITVDLATDNSGEMLTLDAASVFQAGAVRLFEATVGGALSTDPECSDELSLSACKIGEELQFGVDFIAQASGNTIAVVPLKALKPNQSYIYATTNLIQDSAGRAIEPSSTYTLLKLDIDTKPLETDEQLLLQGLVNSYEKGMAAEHGVDAETVSYSGLFTTQSVADVYETTKLLMASTPGYTPSFVQTPMPMDNGFGGVVTVAQAAGLTEADGVAYVVSDIAEIYTAVVRLPIYGDCSSSACNIPIVDGAPTAPNGRWFALGDSPVSVLLALEAGTMSVANFSSQAVAQGVDPAAALQNPALMAGKTWLLDDGTAADPTKHLTKFNPVPAIMNYEDVNVQITLPNATKLAEFQASQGLTFTPPTNGWPTTMALHGLGGTKQMALAYAGTYAALGVATIAIDMPLHGDRSYDATGNGVYDISATSELFGPEYANGNPLVFVNVASTLTVRDNFRQATLDHLGLRLLLTGMYSEIAQAGGQQVFDISKISAQGLSLGGIVGTTLSTYASTGLTNPADGTELPNAYAINAASLVAPAGGLAGSFAGSATFGPVLFETVTATADFIALVEEANVAGYEPGTPEYAALVESVYAAFIPTFAFAVQTAVDSADPINHAAMLADTQLPVHLIEVAGDGAGNLPDQVLPNQVEGFPLSGTEPLIAGLGLGCVSSNNAGSGVVRFAKGHHSSIVSPDEIDGVTDGMAARATVEMQSQVATFAKTAGLGAATILVDDEEVIVPCS; encoded by the coding sequence ATGAAAAGACTCATATTGGGTGTTGCTATTGCATCTGCTCTTGGGCTTAGCGGCTGTAGTGAAGATAGTACAAATGAAGCAAAAGATTCTGTGGAGCCACTCATTCCATTCTCTCAAGTGGTCTTCGACCCTGCTGCTGGTGATGTACCACTGCCAAATGACCTTTTATTTAACGGAACCACAGATGGTACGTTAGCTATACCGGGTGAAGATGGTGTTGACTATGTTGACCCTACATTAGCACTAGGCGCACTGGATGGTTGGTCAACTTCTTCGCCAATATCAATTACAGTTGATCTTGCTACTGATAATTCAGGCGAGATGCTAACGCTAGACGCCGCATCTGTTTTCCAAGCAGGCGCTGTGCGTTTATTTGAAGCAACAGTAGGCGGAGCGTTATCAACCGATCCAGAATGTAGTGATGAGTTATCGCTTTCAGCTTGTAAGATTGGCGAAGAACTTCAATTTGGGGTTGATTTCATCGCACAAGCTTCAGGTAATACCATTGCTGTCGTTCCACTAAAAGCATTGAAGCCGAATCAGTCATACATATACGCAACAACTAATCTGATTCAAGATTCTGCTGGTCGTGCCATTGAGCCTTCAAGCACTTATACTCTACTAAAATTAGATATTGATACTAAGCCACTTGAAACTGATGAGCAGCTTTTACTTCAAGGTTTAGTGAACAGCTATGAGAAAGGTATGGCTGCTGAACACGGTGTTGATGCTGAAACAGTTTCATACTCTGGTTTGTTTACCACTCAGTCTGTAGCTGATGTGTATGAAACAACGAAACTCTTGATGGCTTCAACTCCAGGATATACCCCTTCTTTTGTTCAAACTCCGATGCCGATGGATAATGGTTTTGGTGGTGTTGTCACTGTTGCTCAAGCTGCAGGTTTAACAGAAGCTGATGGTGTAGCTTATGTTGTTTCTGATATTGCTGAAATTTATACTGCCGTTGTTCGTTTACCGATATACGGTGATTGCTCTTCTTCAGCTTGTAATATCCCAATTGTTGATGGTGCCCCTACAGCACCAAATGGCCGCTGGTTTGCACTCGGTGATAGCCCTGTGTCAGTTTTACTGGCGCTTGAAGCAGGTACTATGAGTGTCGCTAACTTTAGCTCACAAGCTGTGGCGCAAGGTGTTGATCCAGCTGCTGCGTTGCAAAATCCTGCATTAATGGCGGGTAAAACTTGGTTATTAGATGATGGCACTGCTGCAGATCCCACCAAACATTTAACTAAGTTTAATCCTGTACCAGCTATTATGAATTATGAAGATGTTAATGTACAAATTACACTTCCTAATGCGACTAAATTAGCTGAGTTTCAAGCATCTCAAGGGTTAACTTTTACACCACCTACAAATGGTTGGCCAACAACAATGGCTCTGCACGGTTTAGGTGGCACTAAACAAATGGCACTTGCTTATGCAGGAACCTATGCCGCTTTAGGCGTAGCAACTATTGCAATTGATATGCCTTTGCATGGTGATCGTTCTTATGATGCAACAGGCAACGGCGTATATGATATTTCAGCTACAAGTGAGTTATTTGGCCCTGAATATGCCAATGGTAACCCATTAGTTTTTGTGAATGTGGCGAGTACACTGACTGTACGTGATAACTTCCGTCAAGCCACACTTGATCATCTAGGTTTACGTTTACTATTAACTGGCATGTACAGTGAAATTGCGCAGGCTGGTGGTCAACAAGTTTTTGATATCAGTAAAATCAGCGCTCAAGGCTTAAGTTTAGGTGGTATCGTTGGTACCACTTTATCAACTTATGCTTCAACAGGTTTAACTAATCCTGCTGATGGCACTGAATTGCCAAATGCATATGCTATTAATGCTGCATCGTTAGTTGCTCCAGCTGGTGGCTTAGCGGGTTCATTCGCCGGCTCTGCGACTTTTGGTCCAGTATTATTTGAGACTGTGACTGCAACTGCTGATTTCATTGCTTTGGTTGAGGAAGCAAACGTTGCAGGTTATGAGCCAGGTACGCCTGAGTATGCTGCGCTAGTTGAATCAGTTTATGCTGCATTTATTCCAACATTTGCATTTGCTGTGCAAACCGCAGTTGATTCAGCAGACCCAATTAACCATGCGGCGATGTTAGCTGACACCCAATTACCAGTGCATTTAATTGAAGTGGCGGGTGATGGCGCAGGTAATTTACCTGACCAAGTGCTGCCAAATCAGGTTGAAGGCTTTCCATTATCTGGTACTGAGCCGTTGATTGCTGGTTTAGGTTTAGGTTGTGTTAGCTCTAATAACGCGGGTTCTGGAGTGGTTAGATTTGCGAAAGGGCATCACAGTTCTATTGTTAGTCCTGATGAAATTGACGGTGTAACTGATGGCATGGCAGCTCGAGCCACAGTTGAAATGCAATCTCAAGTAGCCACATTTGCTAAAACAGCAGGCTTAGGCGCAGCAACGATTCTTGTTGATGATGAAGAAGTTATTGTGCCTTGTAGCTAA
- a CDS encoding SO2930 family diheme c-type cytochrome, which produces MSYLFHTKASFLKQTLLNQKVLNRRALNQRSLDKILWTKSVWKKSLLIISLTSILMACGGSDSDSAKSDSSSPEVPATPTTPTTPEQPDTSDDVCQQTNSEVNWTALMSKDCPNLSDYGLFIEPSMPTHSPTTPGINYQLSTELFSNYASKYRFVFLPDNQSMTFEAQQVFTLPVGSVLVKTFALPFDTQLSDANNEKLIETRLMIHREAGWTALTYQWQQENASLIIAGADVTHTLNNQGESITFDYHIPSKVECKICHQITENDISRINPIGVKAHLLNRDITLSHGSKTNQLTFWADENMLTLLPDLSSVDKSYALENNEASLTNRAKGYLDINCAHCHNEQGFASISGLRLSYFIDHTSFEYGVCKQPPGWDGGPNGLSYDIVPGNAERSIMHYRQILSSPKDKMPPIGREIIHTEGTQLVERWIDGMSPTIGLCQS; this is translated from the coding sequence ATGTCTTATCTCTTCCATACCAAAGCCAGTTTTTTGAAGCAGACTCTATTGAATCAGAAGGTATTGAACAGAAGAGCTTTAAATCAAAGAAGTTTGGATAAGATTTTATGGACAAAGAGTGTATGGAAAAAGAGCCTATTAATCATTTCTCTAACTTCCATATTAATGGCATGTGGCGGTTCTGACAGTGATAGTGCTAAAAGTGATAGTTCAAGCCCTGAAGTTCCTGCTACGCCTACAACACCCACGACACCAGAGCAACCTGATACCTCAGATGATGTTTGTCAGCAAACGAATTCAGAAGTGAATTGGACAGCTTTAATGTCTAAGGACTGTCCTAACTTAAGCGATTACGGCTTATTTATCGAACCAAGTATGCCGACTCATTCACCAACGACACCAGGCATCAACTATCAACTATCTACTGAACTCTTCTCAAATTATGCCAGTAAATATCGATTTGTTTTTCTACCTGATAATCAATCAATGACGTTTGAAGCACAGCAAGTATTTACCCTGCCTGTCGGCAGTGTTTTAGTTAAAACCTTTGCGCTACCATTTGATACTCAACTGAGTGATGCAAATAACGAAAAGTTGATTGAAACACGGCTGATGATCCATCGTGAAGCTGGCTGGACGGCATTAACGTACCAATGGCAACAAGAAAACGCATCACTCATTATAGCGGGAGCGGATGTAACTCATACACTGAATAATCAAGGTGAATCCATCACTTTCGATTACCATATTCCTAGCAAAGTTGAGTGCAAAATATGTCATCAAATTACTGAAAATGATATCAGCCGTATTAACCCCATAGGTGTAAAAGCGCACTTATTGAATCGAGACATAACCCTAAGTCATGGTAGCAAAACTAACCAACTCACTTTTTGGGCAGATGAAAATATGCTCACGTTACTGCCGGATTTAAGCAGCGTAGATAAATCCTATGCACTTGAAAATAATGAAGCGAGTTTAACTAATCGAGCCAAGGGGTATTTAGATATAAATTGCGCTCATTGTCATAATGAACAAGGTTTTGCGAGTATTTCAGGTTTACGTTTAAGCTACTTTATTGACCACACAAGCTTTGAATACGGCGTTTGTAAACAGCCTCCAGGATGGGATGGTGGCCCTAATGGATTGTCATATGACATAGTGCCTGGAAATGCTGAACGCTCAATAATGCATTATCGACAGATATTATCGTCTCCAAAAGATAAGATGCCGCCAATCGGACGTGAGATTATTCATACTGAAGGAACTCAATTGGTCGAGCGCTGGATTGATGGCATGTCACCGACCATTGGTCTATGTCAGTCATAG
- a CDS encoding SO2930 family diheme c-type cytochrome, with translation MFNKKMPWLVPTLVATAVTMSLSGCGSDDDDATITETPPVVQPPAETGPTFPEGAIMVEAGENLTMSIQEALINAQSNDVIVLPKGNFKIESTLLFDGDVDGDGVFSKNVTIMGYGQDETVLDFSEANSGDGIFVQNAVNIIIQDLSVNEAKNNGIKLKNTNGIILRRLATIWDGELDKDNGAYGLYPVECENILIEDTYVRGSADAGIYVGQSQYIVVRRNIAKENVAGIEIENSKYADVYDNEAVGNTGGVLVFDLPINNQRYGSSVRVFNNKIHNNNTKNFANASSNPGGVHIVPPGTGVIILSTDDVEVFNNDISDHDSLAVAVTSFFVAERDISTFVANYAQPGQAISDGWRATPRNIHVHDNNITDYGQKPNGHLIDDIIKAYVLTHGKMPGVIYDGLGEALSNNGTAAYLGLQELPFAEDGSDNTCIINNGDVSVGRLYANSNTDQNLPEAMLQAPQEDLLACSQVSLPVHTVTFGDEIFGCGVDDETEGCDGGTLIGGGGSIGEGEGGLEGDGDLSLCEATGDNVSWDALLKANCPNLSDYNLFADMTNPTAAPNSNGLPYDLNTPLFTDHATKYRFVYLPDGTKADYNENESFDFPVGTVISKTFALPEDTNARGFANEDLIETRLLIHRETGWSALPYVWKADKSDAVLAKAGAIQGKQVTHKGEMLSFDYVVPSMNQCKQCHQFKADADSNAVFMPIGPKARHLNREYAYIDGSMNQLTKWQAAGILQGLPTLSDVDMVSEYQDGDEANIASMSDTELMAAAKGYLDINCAHCHRPEGNASNTGLKLEYWRSYDEDAGFSHGTCKSPVAYGGGTLGYDVVPGNPEESILHFRMESNDPGDRMPEIGRSLSHDEGVALISEWIKRLPAASCS, from the coding sequence ATGTTCAACAAGAAAATGCCTTGGCTGGTACCTACCCTTGTAGCGACAGCTGTCACAATGAGTTTAAGCGGTTGTGGTTCAGATGATGACGACGCAACCATAACCGAAACCCCACCCGTAGTTCAGCCACCAGCAGAAACCGGCCCTACCTTTCCTGAAGGTGCCATCATGGTTGAAGCAGGTGAAAATCTCACCATGAGTATTCAAGAAGCTTTAATCAATGCTCAAAGTAATGATGTCATCGTTCTACCAAAAGGTAATTTTAAAATAGAATCCACATTACTGTTTGATGGTGATGTGGACGGTGATGGTGTGTTTTCTAAAAACGTAACCATTATGGGTTACGGGCAAGATGAAACCGTACTCGATTTCTCTGAAGCAAACTCTGGTGACGGTATTTTTGTGCAAAATGCGGTCAATATAATCATTCAAGATCTGTCGGTTAATGAAGCCAAAAATAACGGGATCAAGCTCAAAAATACTAACGGTATTATCTTAAGAAGATTGGCAACCATTTGGGATGGTGAACTCGATAAAGATAATGGAGCTTACGGTCTTTACCCTGTTGAATGTGAAAATATCTTAATTGAAGATACCTATGTACGCGGTAGTGCAGACGCCGGTATTTATGTAGGCCAATCACAATATATTGTTGTGCGTCGTAATATTGCCAAAGAGAACGTCGCAGGTATCGAAATCGAAAACTCTAAATATGCTGATGTTTATGACAATGAAGCTGTAGGTAATACAGGCGGCGTATTAGTATTTGATTTACCCATCAATAACCAAAGATATGGTTCAAGTGTTCGTGTGTTTAATAATAAAATTCACAATAACAACACTAAAAACTTCGCCAATGCTTCATCAAACCCTGGTGGTGTGCACATTGTGCCTCCTGGGACGGGGGTCATTATTCTTTCTACGGATGATGTAGAAGTATTCAACAATGACATTAGTGACCATGACAGCTTAGCAGTTGCCGTAACGAGTTTTTTTGTGGCAGAAAGAGATATAAGTACGTTTGTCGCTAATTATGCCCAACCTGGACAAGCCATTAGTGATGGCTGGCGTGCAACCCCAAGAAATATTCATGTACATGACAATAATATTACTGATTACGGCCAAAAACCAAATGGACATTTGATTGATGACATTATTAAAGCTTACGTACTCACTCATGGGAAAATGCCAGGTGTTATTTACGATGGTTTAGGTGAAGCATTATCTAATAATGGCACTGCGGCTTATCTCGGTTTACAAGAATTACCATTCGCAGAAGACGGCAGTGATAACACTTGTATCATCAACAATGGCGATGTCAGTGTTGGTCGTTTATATGCGAATTCAAATACAGATCAAAATCTACCTGAAGCAATGTTACAAGCTCCTCAAGAAGATCTTTTAGCTTGTTCACAAGTCAGCTTACCAGTTCATACCGTCACCTTTGGCGATGAAATATTCGGCTGTGGTGTAGATGATGAAACAGAAGGTTGTGATGGCGGCACCTTAATTGGTGGTGGCGGTTCGATTGGCGAGGGTGAAGGTGGCCTTGAAGGTGATGGGGATTTAAGTTTATGTGAAGCTACTGGAGATAATGTCAGCTGGGATGCGTTATTAAAAGCAAACTGCCCTAACCTGTCTGACTATAACCTGTTTGCTGATATGACAAATCCAACTGCAGCGCCAAACTCTAATGGCCTGCCCTACGATCTCAATACACCATTATTTACCGACCACGCCACTAAATATCGTTTTGTGTATTTACCTGATGGCACTAAAGCCGATTACAATGAAAATGAATCATTTGATTTCCCTGTCGGCACAGTCATCAGTAAAACATTTGCACTACCAGAAGATACTAACGCACGCGGTTTCGCAAATGAAGATTTAATTGAGACTCGACTATTAATCCACCGTGAAACAGGTTGGAGCGCACTGCCTTATGTATGGAAAGCGGATAAATCCGATGCTGTACTAGCAAAAGCTGGGGCGATTCAAGGTAAGCAAGTCACTCATAAAGGTGAAATGCTCAGTTTTGATTATGTTGTTCCAAGCATGAATCAATGTAAGCAATGTCATCAGTTCAAAGCTGATGCAGATAGTAACGCAGTGTTTATGCCTATTGGTCCAAAAGCTCGACATTTAAACCGTGAGTATGCCTACATTGACGGCAGTATGAATCAGTTAACCAAATGGCAAGCTGCAGGTATTTTGCAAGGCTTACCAACGTTGTCCGATGTTGACATGGTGTCTGAGTATCAAGATGGTGATGAAGCGAATATTGCTTCAATGTCAGATACTGAGTTAATGGCTGCGGCTAAAGGTTATTTAGATATTAACTGTGCCCATTGTCATCGCCCTGAAGGCAATGCATCCAATACAGGTTTAAAGCTTGAGTATTGGCGCAGTTATGATGAAGATGCTGGTTTTTCTCATGGTACGTGTAAGTCACCTGTGGCTTATGGTGGTGGCACCTTAGGTTATGATGTTGTACCAGGTAACCCTGAGGAATCAATTTTACATTTCCGTATGGAAAGCAACGATCCAGGTGATAGGATGCCTGAAATTGGTCGCAGCCTATCTCATGATGAAGGTGTTGCATTAATCAGCGAATGGATTAAGCGATTGCCAGCGGCGTCTTGTTCTTAA
- the sohB gene encoding protease SohB — MEFLSEYGMFLAKAVTIVVAILAVVIVVLASSMKQKTEKGELKLTDVTDELKQLEKELKEELLTKKQFKAYEKQLKADVKAAEKEDTASSKVFVIDFKGSIDAGEVASLREEITAILTVADKDDQVLVNVESGGGMVHGYGLASSQLDRLKQANIPLTICIDKVAASGGYMMACVADKVYAAPFAIVGSIGVVAQLPNFSRLLKKHDIDYEQHTAGDFKRTLTVFGENTDEGREKFQEELEETHVLFKEFVSKYRPDMDIAKVATGEHWYGQQAIELGLVDAISTSDDVILGLAKEHQVIKIKYQMKKKLADKIAHGASLSVDGVLNRLMERENAVK, encoded by the coding sequence TTGGAGTTTTTATCTGAGTACGGCATGTTTCTAGCTAAAGCTGTCACTATTGTCGTCGCAATTCTTGCGGTAGTGATTGTTGTGCTTGCTAGCAGCATGAAACAAAAGACAGAGAAAGGTGAGCTTAAGCTAACTGATGTCACTGATGAGTTAAAACAGCTTGAGAAAGAGTTAAAAGAAGAGTTGCTCACCAAAAAACAATTTAAGGCTTACGAGAAGCAGTTAAAAGCCGATGTTAAAGCCGCTGAAAAAGAAGATACAGCGTCTTCTAAAGTATTTGTAATCGATTTTAAAGGCAGTATTGATGCGGGTGAAGTGGCTTCGCTACGTGAAGAGATTACGGCTATTTTGACTGTTGCTGATAAAGACGACCAAGTATTAGTCAATGTCGAAAGTGGCGGTGGTATGGTTCATGGTTATGGACTTGCATCAAGTCAGCTTGACCGTTTAAAGCAAGCGAATATTCCTTTGACTATCTGTATTGATAAAGTCGCTGCAAGTGGCGGTTATATGATGGCGTGTGTTGCGGACAAAGTTTACGCTGCACCTTTTGCCATTGTTGGATCAATTGGTGTTGTTGCTCAGCTACCTAACTTTAGCCGTTTGCTTAAAAAGCACGATATTGATTACGAGCAGCATACAGCTGGCGACTTTAAACGTACTTTAACCGTGTTCGGTGAAAATACCGATGAAGGTCGTGAAAAGTTTCAGGAAGAGCTTGAAGAAACACATGTATTGTTCAAAGAATTTGTTAGCAAATATCGCCCTGATATGGATATTGCTAAAGTCGCTACTGGTGAGCATTGGTATGGCCAACAAGCTATTGAACTAGGTTTGGTTGATGCTATTTCAACCAGTGATGATGTGATTTTAGGTTTGGCCAAAGAGCATCAAGTGATTAAAATTAAGTATCAAATGAAGAAAAAGTTAGCTGACAAAATTGCCCATGGTGCTTCGTTGTCTGTTGATGGTGTTTTAAATCGTTTGATGGAGCGTGAAAACGCAGTTAAATAA